In Thermoanaerobacterium sp. PSU-2, one DNA window encodes the following:
- a CDS encoding major tail protein, whose protein sequence is MANEYGEFVGVDNLYFALVTQDDDNGYMAGAPQYLAPVAEISAEAKIDSKTTYYDNKAANNYVTEAATELKITVQNIPAQKLAILQGKKYDQVSGRVYDSGEANPPDIALGFRFNMGADGYRYYWFLKGTIYGGAEDSVTKSDKVDEKTYELTYTAVSTKHQWTIDGKLQSIKRIFADTSDPAFDPTGWFTQVQTPDKSGTPAAITLISSTPADGAADVSSTAAITLTFSNPIESEAVTLINSTNGNIVAVTKSLDVTKKILTITPTAALSATTKYIVSIAGVVDAYGQALAATAIDFTTAA, encoded by the coding sequence ATGGCTAATGAATACGGCGAATTTGTAGGCGTCGATAACTTATATTTTGCATTAGTAACACAAGATGATGACAATGGATATATGGCAGGGGCACCACAATATTTAGCGCCGGTTGCGGAAATATCAGCAGAGGCCAAAATAGACAGTAAAACAACTTATTATGATAACAAAGCAGCAAATAATTATGTGACAGAAGCTGCAACAGAACTAAAAATTACTGTGCAGAATATACCGGCTCAAAAATTGGCAATACTTCAAGGTAAAAAGTATGACCAGGTTTCCGGCAGGGTATATGATTCAGGAGAAGCTAATCCACCTGATATTGCGCTTGGGTTTAGGTTCAATATGGGTGCTGATGGTTATAGATATTATTGGTTCTTAAAAGGCACAATTTATGGTGGCGCAGAAGATTCAGTGACAAAATCCGATAAAGTTGATGAAAAAACTTATGAACTTACTTATACAGCAGTATCAACAAAACATCAATGGACCATAGATGGGAAATTGCAATCAATAAAAAGAATATTTGCAGACACATCAGATCCAGCATTCGATCCAACTGGTTGGTTTACACAAGTACAAACACCAGATAAATCAGGAACACCAGCAGCTATAACATTAATAAGCAGTACGCCAGCTGACGGAGCAGCTGATGTAAGCAGTACAGCAGCTATCACTCTTACGTTTAGCAATCCGATAGAATCTGAAGCAGTTACACTTATAAATTCAACAAATGGAAATATTGTAGCAGTTACAAAATCGCTTGATGTTACAAAGAAGATACTTACAATTACGCCTACAGCAGCACTTTCAGCTACGACAAAGTATATTGTATCTATAGCAGGTGTAGTAGATGCTTACGGACAGGCATTGGCAGCAACAGCAATAGATTTTACTACAGCAGCATAA